Below is a window of Oncorhynchus clarkii lewisi isolate Uvic-CL-2024 chromosome 19, UVic_Ocla_1.0, whole genome shotgun sequence DNA.
ggtatggtgttctttggatgcaactcagcattctttgtcttccaaacacgacgagtttagtttttaccaaaaagttatattttggtttcatctgaccatgtgacattctcccaatcttcttctggatcatccaaatgctctctagcaaacttcagacgggcctggacatgtaatTGCTTAAGCAgtgggacacatctggcactgcaggatttgagtccctggcggcgtagtgtgttactgatggtaggctttgttactttggtcccagctctctgcaggtcattcactaggtccccccgtgtggttctgggatttttgctcaccgttcttgtgatcattttgaccccactgggtgagatcttgcgtggagccccagatcgagggagaatgtcagtggtcttgtatgtcttccatttcctaataattgctcccacagttgatttcttcaaaccaagctgcttacctattgcagattcagtcttcccagcctggtgcaggtctacaattttgtttctggtgtcctttgacagatctttggtcttggccatagtggagtttggagtgtgactgtttgaggttgtggacaggtgtcttttatactgataacaagttcaaacaggtgccattaatacaggtaatgagtggaggacagaggagcctcttaaagaagaagttacaggtctgtgagagccagaaatcttgcttgtttgtaggtgaccaaatacttattttccaccataatttgcaaataaattaattaaaaatcctacaatgtgattttctggatttttttttctaattttgtctgtcatagttgaagtgatgatgatgaaaattacaggcctctctcatctttttaagtgggagaacttgcacaattggtggctgactaaatactttcttgccccactgtagctaggCATTAACCCAGGGGAGATACATTATTATTTAtgtaattatgtaaatatatttgaACATGTCATATGTGGCTCAGTTGGCAAAGCATGGTGCTTGCAGTTTTAGGATTGTGGGTTCGAATCCTGCTGGGGCCAcctgtatgaaaatgtatgcacacactaCTGTAAATTGCATAAGATTAAAGCATCCACCCTAATTTGTCTCCAGGTGTGTCTTGTTTTGAGGGTTGGGATGCACCTGGAAACAATAATTAGGACGTGATGCACTATGTCAAAGTACTGTTAGTGCAGACAggtacagcgcattcggaaagtattcagacccctttttccacattttgttacattacagccttaatctaaaatggattaaatacaatgttttcctcatcaatctacacgcaatagcCCGtattgacaaagcgaaaacaggtttttagaaattttggcaaatgtattaaaaaagtaaaacagaaataccttatttccataaatattcagacctttttctatgagactcaaaaattgagctcaggtgcattctgtttccattaatcatccttgacatgtttctacaacttgattggagtccacttatggtaaattcaattgattggacatgatttggaaaggcacacacctgtctatataaggactcatagttgacagtgcatgtcatgccaaacaccaagccatgaggttgaaggaatattccgtagagctccgagacaggattgtgtcgaggcacagacccggggaagggtaccaaaaaagtctgcagcattgaaggtccccaagaacacagtggtctccatcattcttaaatggaagaagtttggaaccaccaagactcttcctacactctaaaaagaaaaggttcctAGAGTATCCTTTAGGAGTTCTTCAAAATAAAACTGTGGGGGAACCTCTCTAAGTTCTCCGAAGAACCCtataaaatggttcttcaaaggacCCCTTTCAATGGATCCTCGAATAACCTTTTGAAGAAACTTTTTGGGTACATTTTTTAACTTCCCCTTCCCCTATTTTTTATAATAATACacgtaataataacaacaataacacaataCTTCAGTTGTCAGTGTTTTTTATGATTTTAGTGGTAAAGCAGAATATACAATTCCAACGATGATAAACTCCCAGCCGAGCCTACGTCCAATGGGTAGATCCTCTggcatgtttattttttatcaacgCATcaattttttgaaaatgtatgcCTTTATTACGATATTATTTATATTGCCTGAATACTCAACGATGATTAACACCACAGTTATGTGTGCTTCTGTCAGGGTTGTGGTCAAATGCATGTCATTTAAAGTCCATTGAGCAATTGAACAAAAATCCAATTCATTTTGAAAATGTTCCTTATTGCAAAAGCATGTAACAGAATTTGGGTATTCCAGAACTGTAATTTGCATGTAAATAAACATAACCCTGTTTTATGTTTTTAACACTGCAGATAGAATGCTCTGAGTGCCAGAGATGGCACCATTCAGCTTGTCTGGGGATGACAAAGAAGGACTTCAACAAAGGCAAAATAGAAAATGATTGGAAGGGGCCTCTTTTCTGTTAAATTAGAGACGTTTAAATAAATTACTGTTGTACCTTGTAACTACTTTAAATGTGTAACTGCTGCACTAAAAATGCAAACAGTGATTTGGTATACAATTTAAGATTGTAAACCTTGTCTAACTTCAGATAGAGCAAATTGCACTTGAAATTAACATTTCTTTAAAGTTATTGCAAATAAATGCATATTTTAACTTTTTTCTCAGACAATCACTGAATTAGATTTCTTCATCTGTAAATGCAATTTTTGAGATGTTATGTATTTCTGTCAAATCAAAACTGGAATTTCTATTCAAGGCAAAGGTTGTAAAAGTATactagacatttatagaataaatcatatCTAGTTTGATGTTTATGTGACAAATggtgaattagttattgatttataCCGTAGTAGCAGCCTACAAGGTATTGCATACTGATACATTTTTTAAGAGCTCAACCTACTCGCGCATCGATTGGCCAGGTGGACTCTTCTGTCGGTTTTCATTGGTTTGTGGTAATAGTATTTCACTCATGTTTTGCCATGTAATTTCCTATGAATATTGTGTGTGGTTGCTGGCGTAGGTGCGGATCATTTATAACATACGAAGTGGAGAAAGACAGTTGTCCAGACGAGAGGATGCGCATAAAATAATCTATTTTTTCTTCTCGCTCCCTTGTGAATGCCATGATGTGGGAATGGAATTTCTAACTGAGGCAGGAGTTTGCGTGTCCAAAATGTAGACATTTGCATGTAACAAAGAGAAGAGGATAAACCACTAAGAATGTTTTGCACAAAATTGAAAGACCTGAAAATCTCTGGAGAATGTCCATTCGCCGGTATTGGTCGTGTGGACGAACCCGGAGACTTTGAGGAACGTACAAGTGACCATACCGGGGATGTACTGGCAATTTCCAAGGATGTGTATGGACATGTATCGGAGGTGCTACCTCAAAGGAAGACAAGCAAGACTAGAGTCAATCTTCATTCATTAGGGGAGAGCATCCGCAAGTTAGCATGTCCCGAGGTAAATTGAGATTGTGCTACAATAAATACATTTCTCAAAAATAGAATCAGAATTGACTGTTGTGCACTGTTGTTGAGTGTCGTCTCAGAAGAGAGCAGTTCATACCATGGAACATGTACATTAACCTATCGGAACTAATCTCGAACCAAATGATTTGTTTGCTGTTGTGTTAATGTGATTGCAATGGGCCAAACTATAAGATTTCTTATACACATATATTGTCAATAAACTTCTGGACTTGTTGTTTTCCAGTTTCAAAGACTGCATACTGCCTTTCTGCAAATGATGAAACAGCATACGTTAGACAAGAAATGGTAAGAACTAAGTCCAATAAATGCTGGCGAAATTAACGATTTAAACTATTCTGCCCTGATATTTAATTATTGTCAAAGGTCATGATTATAAGAAATGACTATGTTCAGTTATGTTCAATTGAATGCGGTCAGCTATTATTCTTATTGAATACCTATTGACTGCGTGCCATGCATGGATGCTCCATGCATAACGACCTGTATATGGTCAATCAGCAAGATGGCTTTGAAGAGAATACAAGGAATAGGAAAAATTGTCAAACCTTTGGTTAAGAAACAGTTTTTCATAACATTACATGGGATTTCATGGAATAGGATATCTAAACCCATTCATTCATGTGGTGAGTGCAGTGCTTACTAATATAACACTGATGTCATTTCTATCCACAGCCCTTCCGTGTGTTATGCAGACATCTGTCAAGATAGGACCTTTGATCGACCAGAGCATTTACTGGAGATCATGAAGAATTATTCTCTCAAAACAGGTATTGTGAAGCTGATCAAATTCAAACAACACTGAACATGAGTTGCTTTTATTCCGTTGTGGGTGTTGTTAACATCTGTTATATTCATGCCTCTGTGAAACAAGACACATTTGTACCTTGTGTGGACAATACAAATATTATATTCTATTGTTTTCTATTCGTATcaacagtattgtattgtatttttatttacatCATGttattctattatattacatTTGCTCTCCTTTTACGACCAGGCATTCACATGGACGCTTTGAAAGTCTCCCTTGGCGAGGAGCTGTTCCAAACGTGCTTCGACGAGGACAGCCATATTCTGCGGGTGGTGGGGGGAGCCCTCAGTGACTtcctgaacagcttcaatgtCCTGTTGAAACAGGGCATCGTCCCAAACCCGCCAGAACCAGCCGCTCTGCAAGCCAACCTAGACAGAATAACAGATAATGTAAACAACGAATCAGCGTCGGTGCTGTGCCTGGACAAGGATCTGGGTCTGCACACCGTCTACTACTTCAACCCCGGGCAGACCACGGAGTTCTTCTTCCCTGGGGTCATCAAGGCGGCTGCCCGCCTGCTCTACGACACCACCGTGGAGGTGTTCATGgacatggagatggagatggacctTCAAGGAGGCACCAAGGAGAGCGTAGGCCCCTTGCAGTTCCAAGCTGGGCCCCGGCAGCCCAGCCTGCTCTACTCGGTGGTGGTGAAGGATGCCAAGAGCCTGAGCCCCAGTCCCATGAGGGCCACGTCGGTTGGGACCATGCCCACCTcgctcttctcctccaccttcccTTTCCACCTCTTTCTGGATCAGGACCTGTGCCTGTTGCAAATCGGGGACGGCCTCCGGAAGAGGCTTAGCCGGAAGGATGGCCTGAGGCGGCCCGCTGCCTTCCAGGAGAACTTTGCCATCGTCACACCCCAGATCAGGTGCACCTTCCAAGGCATCTTGACTATGCTGAACACACAGTTCATCATTCGGATAAAGCACCAAGGGGGCTCCATGGCCGATGACACAGGGAGGGTATGACCCTATTTTGACTGgatatcagacctgggttcaaatagtatttgaagtcTTGAGTGATGCTTCATTGAGCTCGCCTGGTTCAATGGAACCAAGTGCAAACCCACCTATTCGGCAGTCCAGGCAGGCTCAAGCTAACCTAACATAGCAGCCATAGAAAGACGCCTGAGTGGAGGTCCCACTATTGCTTTTCAGTGCAAAGTTAGGTGGAAAATACTGTATCCCTTGAAACATCCACTTTTTTTGACTCAAGCAAACACTCAAAGTCTTTGATTTGCAAAACCATTTGAACTCAGGTCTGCTGGATATGACCCTTTGGAGTTGAGACGAATGCCTAACAAGGTATTGAAGGTTGTCTAATGCAGGTTTGATGTTAAAAATAGCCCTTCAGAAAGGCAAAATGCCACGTTGTTAATTAGTATGTGCTAATTAGCGGAATGCTCCCCCTGAGGTAGAGAACAATATAAGCCCAGGATGGAATTGGACAGCcgggtctcatagactagacgtaacatagtaaatctAAATCCGGGACACTAAAATTAATATGATATggtacgtttggtatggttacataagtcggatggttacttaaggcataAACAAAAGTAGggaggttggtcagggtggatgggtaggCGTATAACGCAAACATCTAGCatcccaaaggttgcaagttcaaatctaaTTACAGACAACATtggctaattagcaacttttcaactaggTACTaattttagctactttgcaactactatGTTAGCTAAcacatcccctaaccctaaccgtaacccttttATCTAACCATTTCTCTAACCATAATTattatagctaaccctaaccttaaccctttaacctaactcctaaacttaactctaaccttaacccctaacccctagcctagttaATGTTAGCCAGCCAGcaaatgttagccacctagctagaattcgtaacatgtcatacgttttgcaaattcgtaacatataggACATTTTGCAAATTCTTAACAAAAAGGAcatttgcaaattcgtaacatataatatgaattgtatTCATAACATGTCATACAAAATGGCTGATGGACATCAACAACTGAATATataccataccaaacataacatatgtGTCTTGGATTTACGttcagaataatatgaaatgctctgagaccaggttgaattGGAGGCACTATGTCAAATCAGTTCACCCATCAAAGTCTCTTATTTCTTCCAGTGAGTCAGACCATTCGTAGAACTACAAAGAAAATCTGTCAacagaaataaatgaattaggtgTGACCAttcgcctcatgcagcgcgacacatgtcctttgcatagagttgatcaggctgttgattttggGATTTTGATGTGCTGCTAGagattattgtcttgctggaagatccacttgatCTTGTATTCTTAACAGTCCTCTGCCTCCTGGCAgcggcaaccaggtttttggctaaaatgtcctggtacttggtagTTCATGATGCCATTGACTTTGACAATGGCCCCAGAACTAGTGGAAgcaaaatatccccataacatcaaagatccaccacaatattttacagtaggtatgaggtTATTTTCTACAAATGATTCGTTCTTTTGATgctaaacccaccactggtgtgagTCTCaatagctctattttcatgtcatctgaccatagcactggTTCCAATTCAATTGCCAATACTGGTTAGCAAAGCTATTTTTCTTCCATTGGTCCTTGGGCCCTTGTTAACTTTACCAAGTATCAGGACATTTTgaccaaaaacctggttgcctctgccaggaggctgaaacttggccgcaagtggatcttccagcaggaaaataaccacttagcacacatcaaaatccacaaagaaatggttaactgaccacaaaatcaacattttgcaatggccatctcagtctccatacttgaaccccattgaaaacctgtggtttgaattgaagagggcattGAATTGAATATATCAGTCCATAAGAGCAGATGAAGGATAtaaaggatctggaaagattctgtatggaggaatggtctaagatccctcccagtgtgttctccagtctcataaaacattttagataaAAGCTCCGTGCCGTTATCCTTGCAAGGGGAGGGTGGTGGAGTTTTGAAAACAAGGGGtgcccatatatattttttaatgacttgttaaacaaaatctctttctctgaacaATTGTATTTGAGAATACAATGTAGCTCACtatttgtataatttattttatacagtcttttttgctaatctttatcaagtgtgccaataattttggacaTGACTGTGTATGTACCAATTAGCATGGAGTACCCGGACAAAGCCATTTATCTCATGTCTTGTTACCCTCTCTTCTAGCTCATGGACCTGAAAGGCCAGATGATCTGCATCTCAGAGTCCAATGTCATCCTCTTCCTGGGCTCGCCGTGCGTAGACAAGCTGGAGGAGCTGACTGGCCGTGGCCTCTACCTGTCTGACATCCCCATCCACAACGCCCTGCGCGACGTGGTCCTGGTGGGCGAGCAGGCCAAGGCCCAGGATGGCTTGAAGAAGCGCCTAGGCAAGGCCAAGGCGGCCCTGGAGCACGCTCACCTCGCcctggaggaagagaagaagaggacagtGGATCTGCTTTTCACCATTTTCCCGGGGACTGTGGCCCAGGAACTTTGGCAAGGCCACACGGTGGATGCCAGGGAATTTGAGCATGTCACCATGCTGTTCTCGGACATCGTAGGCTTCACGGCTGTGTGCTCACGATGCACGCCTATGCAGGTGGTCACCATGCTCAATGAGCTGTACACACGCTTTGACCACCACTGCGGGGAGCTGGATGTATACAAGGTGTGTTACAGCAAGGCCCAAGGAAACTCAGGGAACTTCTCAATCAAAATCAGATTTACCGGATACAACTAAACATTGTGGTTATGCTTTATTTTACAAAGTGCCTGGTAATTACTTGGAATGATGAAGGTGAAATTAAATTCATAATAATAACCACAGAATACATTTGTTTATGGGGATAGATTGAATGAATTGAAACACTATGCACCACCCACCATTTGGTACAATGTAGTGTGTGGAATTCCTACCAATTAAGTACCAGAAAGTACCAGGTTATAATATAATTACTCAGTCTAACAGCAGTTAAAATGGAACAGCAAAAATGGCCTTACAGTGTAAGAAAGCAAGATTAGGTTTTTTATACAGCTAAAATTTACATTATTGAGAAATGGACTCCAAATGTGCCCAAATGTTGCTATAGTCTTATTCCACAACCCCTGTTACCGGTTTTGGATTGAATGAATAAGGCCCTCTATATAATCTTATGTTAATATCAACCGTTTATTTTTAGAACAACAATTTATGTTGTTGACTACAGACCCTTGCTGGCATTCCCATATTATGTTGATCCCATCATGAATACAGCTTCATTTGAATTGAATTAGCCATGGAGGTCTTAAGGTAAGAAATGCTTCATGTTGCTCTTCGAAAGCGTTTCATAAGAACGTGTTTACTGATATGAATCATTTGAGAGTGGAGGCTTGTCTACCTCATGCTTTTGCATAATTTAGCAATAATTCATCAATGTATTAATATAGACAATACTCAACAGTTATGTCTTGACCAAAGAAATTTAGAGAGAATAATAGTTGTGTATTCTTAAGTCATCAATAATTAAAAGGTCTACTCCAAAATAAGAGTAGGatccatataaaacagatgcacAGGCTCCAAAAAGGGGAAAGATCATGGTTGTTTCTTCTTCTGTGATTTAGGCACAAAAGTACTTTAAATTCATGGTAGAAAAGTTATTTTCGTTGCGTTCTCTCATAGATTCCACAAGTATTGGACAAAAATGACACAATTCCACCATTTTATTTGGGTTTATTATTTCTTAAAGAACAGACTGTACTTGTCTCATGGCCAAACTTGCTTGCTCTCAGCCAACTGTCTTGTAATCTGCGGGGAGTTTGGTTAATGTAATCAGTGTGTCACTGAAGTATAACAGAGGAGAGCAGCATGTCTGACAGATCTTTCGTAAAGTACTGGGAAGTCAGAGGTTCCTTTAGGACCTCTGTTTCCACTCCCGATCCAAAAATAGATTTTGTCTgctttccaaatggcactctagtCCCTTTATATTGCACTACAAACACTGtatagaatgccatttgggacattcgACTTTGTTCACCTCAACCACTACCACACAACTGTCGAGTGCTCTCCTGCTCCAGAGTAAAACACCTCCCAGAATAACTATTTTGATGCTAATTCACACTGATTAAATTGGCCCTGTTGATTGTTTTAATGTGTTTGTGTTCGAATGTGTCAACATCTCTACCCGTAGGGGAAGACTGTGTGACAAATTAAAATAGGTACAGTAGTTTTTGCTCACTTGATTTGACGTGTTTTCCATTACTTGTGCTTCTCATTAGGAGGTTATGAATTGGAATGGTTTAACGCACAAATCAAGGAATTAAAAGGGCAAAAAAAAACAATCCTTCAACATAAAGTACTATGCATACACCATACAACTATTattctctctctatacagtcaatGTATAAATTAAGAACAGGGTCTGTAGACCATGGGGGCAGgtcttaaataaaaaaaagtttaatagAATTAAACAAGATATTATACAAGTCTTGTGATGAAGTCAACTGTATGTCATGTAGTTTGCCTATGGGATATTAaactattatattctactgtatctagGTGGAGACTATCGGTGATGCGTACTGTGTGGCTGGTGGCTTGCACAAGGAGAGCGAGACTCACGCAGTGCAGATTGCCCTCATGGCGCTGAAGATGATGGAGCTGTCCGATGAGGTCAGGACGCCCACTGGCGAGCCAATCAAGGTGAGTGTTACGGCTTACCTTCTTCACAGTGTGAAACCATCAATGGAAAGCCCCTTTCAGAACGGCACTGAGTAGCACAGGAAGTTGCCTGGACAGTTTTGTACACAAAACAGATTTTCAGGCTTTTCTACTGTTATGCCATTTGCTCAAAATGTAGACAAAATTGTTCCCTGGTAGCTGGTTTTTATTTATATCAAGAATGACAATATTTTCATCTCAAAGAGAGCAACTCTCCATTTGGGCTGATCTATGACACGCTAGCACCTGCCCCATTAAGAGGGGAATGAGGCGACCTCAGAGTAATtttcttcacacacacagacagagatgtaCATGGGGCTGAAGAATGGTAATGGTTCTGAAACAGGAGAAATAGAGGTAATGGATACAATGTACACAATACAATAAGGGTTTCCAACAATTTCCCCTAGGGTCCCCCTTTTCACATTTGATTAGTTATTGTTTATTGAGAtagccttgcaaaagtattcgacccccttgaactttgcgaccttttgccacatttcaggcttcaaacataaagatataaaactgtatttttttgtgaagaatcaacaagtgggacacaatcatgaagtggaacgacatttattggatatttcaaacttttttaacaaatcaaaaactgaaaaattgggtgtgcaaaattattcagcccctttactttcagtgcagcaaactctctccagaagttcagtgaggatctctgaatgatccaatgttgacctaaatgactaatgatgataaatacaatccacctgtgtgtaatcaagtctccgtataaatgcacctgcactgtgatagtctcagaggtccgtcaaaagcgcagagagcatcatgaagaacaaggaacacaccgagcaggtccgagatactgttgtgaagaagtttaaagccggatttggatacaaaaagatttcccaagctttaaacatcccaaggagcactgtgcaagcgataatattgaaatggaaggagtatcagaccactgcaaatctaccaagacctggccgtccctctaaactttcagctcatacaaggagaagactgatcagagatgcagccaagaggcccatgatcactctggatgaactgcagagatctacagctgaggtgggagactctgtccataggacaacaatcagtcgtatattgcacaaatctggcctttatggaagagtggcaagaagaaagccatttcttaacctctctgatctcccaaacccggatccggtatcgtgactacagcctcaagctcattaccataacgcaacgttaactattcatgaaaatcgcaaatgaaatgaaataaatatgccatctctcaagcttagccttttgtaaacaacactgtcatctcagattttcaaaatatgcttctcaaccataggaaaacaatcatttctgtaaaagtagctagctagcgtagcatttagcgttagcattagcgtta
It encodes the following:
- the LOC139374929 gene encoding guanylate cyclase soluble subunit alpha-1-like, producing MFCTKLKDLKISGECPFAGIGRVDEPGDFEERTSDHTGDVLAISKDVYGHVSEVLPQRKTSKTRVNLHSLGESIRKLACPEFQRLHTAFLQMMKQHTLDKKCPSVCYADICQDRTFDRPEHLLEIMKNYSLKTGIHMDALKVSLGEELFQTCFDEDSHILRVVGGALSDFLNSFNVLLKQGIVPNPPEPAALQANLDRITDNVNNESASVLCLDKDLGLHTVYYFNPGQTTEFFFPGVIKAAARLLYDTTVEVFMDMEMEMDLQGGTKESVGPLQFQAGPRQPSLLYSVVVKDAKSLSPSPMRATSVGTMPTSLFSSTFPFHLFLDQDLCLLQIGDGLRKRLSRKDGLRRPAAFQENFAIVTPQIRCTFQGILTMLNTQFIIRIKHQGGSMADDTGRLMDLKGQMICISESNVILFLGSPCVDKLEELTGRGLYLSDIPIHNALRDVVLVGEQAKAQDGLKKRLGKAKAALEHAHLALEEEKKRTVDLLFTIFPGTVAQELWQGHTVDAREFEHVTMLFSDIVGFTAVCSRCTPMQVVTMLNELYTRFDHHCGELDVYKVETIGDAYCVAGGLHKESETHAVQIALMALKMMELSDEVRTPTGEPIKMRIGLHTGSVLAGVVGVMMPRYCLFGNNVTLANKFESCSVPGRINVSPTTHRLLKDCPEFVFIPRTRQDLPPNFPPDIPGVCYFLEDFDQWSGKTTSDCETAEPCYSNTNFMVEKT